In the Dendrosporobacter quercicolus genome, AACAGCACTATCACGCCGTTTAATAAAAACCACTACTTTATATTTATATATCTTTTATTATTCACCATTTCTGTCCTAACCCCTTTCACCTTTCATTGAAAACTATCGTAATATTCTATTTCTTGAACTTACTGTGTACAGCATAAAAATCAATTCCAAGCAGCACGCGCTAAAGGTCGCTCCAGCCAATGAAAATCATTTACTATATTACCGGTTAAACCTTAGATTTAAGTTGGAGCCGAAGCAACAAAAAATTCGAACCCGCGTTTGCCGCCAGCCCGAACTAAATTGATAAAACAATATTGAATTATTGCCAAGGCTGCGGCCTGGAAAGCGGCCGGAATGTTTGACTATCAATCTACTAACGCTGCGTACTGCATCTTCTATACTCATCCATCTTTTCCCGGAAATCCTGGCTGACCCGGATTGCTTCAGGAGAGCCGATTCCCTTTTTACTCACAACATCATGCAGTTCCAGCTGCAGTTTTTCAACTTCCTTCCATATATCTGTACACATATTCATCCTCCTTAACAATCTCATATTTATGAGAAATTATAGCACAATGCTTTTGTAAAACCAGCACATTTCCTAGCATCGGCCCGTAATTATTTATCGACAAATTGTTTCAATAATCAGCAGTTTCCGCTGGCCTCTATTCTTTTATCCGTACAGCTAATAAGAAAAGCCTGCAAACAAATCTTTTCGCTAATTTTTCCAAACAGTCTCTCAGTTACTGTCAGAAACCTGTCTTTTTCGAGTACA is a window encoding:
- a CDS encoding aspartyl-phosphate phosphatase Spo0E family protein; translation: MCTDIWKEVEKLQLELHDVVSKKGIGSPEAIRVSQDFREKMDEYRRCSTQR